A window of Pyrobaculum aerophilum str. IM2 contains these coding sequences:
- a CDS encoding ATP-binding protein, whose product MFINKEAELQWVREYARRSHATPFVIYGPEGCGKTALALEAVRRFSSWYAGGIALYIDGKARRAAEAVKSNVNIGDVLAEVGGLAGSVGRSAARLAVWLLGKIVEKIAERFAPMNILVVDELFSAVGVSEGALAVKYAKELGDRVLRSKKAELGEIPKPLAEASVSYLIFSSEGSSRRELSRHNWAHIALMWNMGERGFQQLGEILGAPDFSAAWRLCGGQPPLPFPISRAGLGRGKIPNSNRLF is encoded by the coding sequence GCTGAGTTGCAGTGGGTGAGGGAATACGCAAGGAGGAGCCACGCGACGCCGTTTGTAATTTACGGACCTGAGGGGTGCGGCAAAACTGCGCTGGCCCTAGAGGCGGTGAGGCGTTTTTCCAGCTGGTACGCCGGGGGAATTGCCCTTTATATTGACGGCAAAGCCCGAAGGGCGGCTGAGGCAGTTAAGAGCAATGTAAACATAGGCGATGTGTTGGCAGAGGTGGGCGGTTTGGCGGGATCTGTGGGCAGATCGGCGGCGCGCCTCGCCGTATGGCTATTGGGCAAAATAGTGGAGAAAATCGCGGAGAGGTTTGCGCCTATGAACATATTAGTAGTAGACGAGCTGTTTTCAGCTGTGGGAGTTAGCGAAGGCGCCTTGGCGGTGAAGTACGCCAAGGAGCTGGGAGACCGCGTGTTGAGGTCTAAAAAGGCCGAGTTGGGAGAGATTCCAAAGCCTCTCGCAGAAGCCTCCGTGTCTTACTTAATATTCTCCTCTGAGGGCTCTTCTAGACGCGAGCTCTCTAGACACAACTGGGCACACATAGCGCTAATGTGGAATATGGGTGAGAGGGGGTTTCAACAGCTTGGCGAAATTCTCGGCGCGCCGGACTTCTCCGCGGCTTGGAGGCTCTGCGGGGGACAACCCCCGTTGCCTTTTCCAATTAGCAGAGCTGGACTGGGACGCGGAAAAATTCCTAACTCTAATCGCCTCTTCTAG
- a CDS encoding pyridoxal phosphate-dependent aminotransferase — MLPPPAGVLKLDQNEVPIPPPSHVVEAAAQALAVSNWYQPAALYDEVRGLYAEYAGVDPKYVWLFPGADDFFEPLLRTARAVAVPSPTYFLFEDQAQFHGASLVKTPLRGEEFRLDLAEFLDAARRADAVYLDNPNNPTGQLLLKPVEVEEVLALGKPTIIDEAYFEFSGATVANLVESWPNLAVVRTMSKAFLLAGLRVTPVIAGRGWRIHYNTVRFRVSLPSLAAARAALYKRDYVAEVVRQIREGARYLKEELSRLGVKTWPTYANFILARGPPGFAQALRKYGVWVRDEEARLGPGYVRITIGTEEVNAQLIRTIRTILALPTPF, encoded by the coding sequence ATGCTCCCTCCCCCAGCCGGCGTTCTCAAACTTGATCAAAATGAAGTTCCAATCCCTCCGCCCAGCCACGTGGTAGAGGCGGCGGCGCAGGCCCTCGCGGTGAGCAATTGGTACCAGCCGGCCGCTCTCTACGACGAGGTGAGGGGGCTCTACGCCGAATACGCCGGCGTTGACCCGAAGTATGTGTGGCTCTTCCCAGGGGCTGACGACTTCTTTGAGCCTCTTTTGAGGACGGCCCGGGCGGTGGCCGTGCCGAGCCCCACGTATTTCCTCTTTGAAGACCAGGCGCAGTTCCACGGCGCCTCTCTAGTCAAAACGCCGCTGAGGGGAGAGGAATTCCGCCTAGATCTCGCGGAGTTTTTAGACGCCGCCAGGAGGGCAGACGCCGTTTATTTAGACAACCCGAACAACCCCACGGGGCAACTGCTTTTAAAGCCGGTGGAGGTGGAGGAGGTTCTCGCCCTGGGCAAGCCTACTATAATCGACGAGGCTTATTTTGAATTCTCGGGGGCCACTGTTGCGAATTTAGTGGAGTCTTGGCCCAATTTGGCCGTCGTGAGGACGATGTCAAAGGCCTTCCTCCTCGCGGGGCTCCGCGTCACTCCTGTAATAGCCGGCCGGGGCTGGAGAATTCACTACAACACTGTGAGATTCCGAGTGTCCCTCCCGTCGCTTGCCGCGGCCAGGGCCGCCCTCTACAAGAGAGATTATGTGGCCGAGGTGGTGAGGCAAATACGCGAGGGGGCCCGGTATTTAAAAGAAGAGCTGTCGCGCCTAGGAGTTAAGACCTGGCCCACATACGCCAATTTTATACTGGCCAGAGGCCCGCCGGGCTTCGCCCAGGCGTTGCGGAAATACGGCGTCTGGGTGAGAGACGAGGAGGCGCGCCTCGGCCCGGGATATGTGAGGATAACTATAGGCACGGAGGAGGTGAACGCGCAATTAATACGCACTATCAGGACTATACTCGCCCTTCCAACGCCATTTTAA
- a CDS encoding coiled-coil domain-containing protein yields the protein MSGEISSIAYDALKTAVEHTYGKIKEGKKLSTEDIFLLYLGTIVEELKGARTEIARLEQKIDEVNKTLSQRIDEANKRIDQVNIRIGETTKMLLQKVDETNKRIGEINNVLSQRIDSTNKRIDETNQRMVEMSQKMLEIFQELNKRIDDTNRRIDEITKTLVLKIDETNKRIDAVYQLMLEIRQLLTSQRQ from the coding sequence GTGTCTGGCGAAATTTCTTCCATTGCCTACGACGCCTTGAAGACGGCGGTAGAACACACCTACGGGAAAATTAAAGAGGGTAAGAAGCTATCCACAGAGGACATATTCCTCCTCTACCTCGGCACAATAGTAGAGGAATTAAAAGGCGCGCGGACGGAAATAGCCAGACTAGAGCAGAAAATAGACGAAGTAAACAAAACTCTCAGCCAGAGAATAGACGAGGCAAACAAGAGAATAGACCAAGTAAACATAAGAATTGGTGAAACTACTAAGATGCTTCTCCAGAAAGTAGATGAGACAAACAAGAGAATTGGCGAAATAAACAACGTGTTAAGCCAAAGGATTGACTCCACTAACAAGAGAATTGACGAGACAAATCAGAGAATGGTAGAGATGTCTCAAAAAATGCTTGAAATATTCCAAGAGTTGAACAAGAGAATAGACGATACTAACAGGAGGATAGACGAGATTACCAAGACGTTAGTTCTGAAGATTGACGAGACAAACAAGAGGATAGACGCGGTATATCAGCTAATGTTAGAAATACGACAACTTCTGACATCACAGCGGCAATAA
- a CDS encoding elongator complex protein 3 has protein sequence MEKPLRFIRMASGVHVVALMTQPFPCPGRCTFCPSSADAPKSYMPDSPVVLRAKRNRYDPYLQTAGRIKVYIENGHTPSKIEAVIMGGTFSALPRGYREWFVANIYKALNDFPHWTSSADPTPNLEAEQIRNETAELRMVALTVETRPDFINKAEVDFLLKLGVTRVELGVQSIYDDVLQKVKRGHGAAEVVEATAILKDSAYKVCYHVMPGLPGSDPDRDLEMVREIFSNPSYMPDCVKIYPLYVVPNTELSEDWRRGLYKSYDEETWLELLAKIYASIPRWVRVMRFGRDIPLHHVLDGPRWGNMRQIVLKHMERLGLKCQEIRCREVGIKLANNVPIQPGPVEVKKTEYEASGGLEIFLEAVGPDDTLYAILRLRIPNRPHRPELYKAALVRELHVYGPAVPVGKQGIWWQHSGMGRELMRLAEEIAGEFGALKIAVISGVGVREYYRKLGYERCGPYMCKPLGAPLGVADDGLVAG, from the coding sequence ATGGAGAAGCCCCTCCGCTTTATTAGAATGGCGAGCGGAGTCCACGTAGTTGCGCTAATGACACAGCCCTTCCCCTGCCCCGGGCGGTGCACCTTCTGCCCCTCCTCGGCGGACGCCCCTAAGTCTTACATGCCGGACAGCCCCGTTGTGCTCCGGGCCAAGAGGAATAGGTACGACCCCTACTTACAAACGGCGGGGAGGATAAAAGTTTATATTGAAAACGGCCACACTCCCTCTAAAATAGAGGCTGTGATAATGGGCGGAACCTTCAGCGCCTTGCCGCGTGGCTACCGGGAGTGGTTTGTGGCAAATATATACAAAGCGCTTAACGACTTCCCCCACTGGACCTCTTCAGCCGACCCAACGCCTAATTTAGAGGCTGAGCAGATCAGAAACGAAACTGCAGAGCTCCGCATGGTGGCGTTAACCGTGGAGACCCGGCCGGACTTTATAAACAAGGCCGAGGTGGACTTCCTCCTTAAACTCGGCGTGACGAGGGTAGAGCTGGGCGTTCAATCTATTTACGACGACGTGTTGCAAAAAGTGAAGAGGGGACACGGCGCGGCTGAGGTCGTTGAGGCAACGGCGATTCTTAAAGACTCGGCGTATAAGGTGTGTTACCACGTAATGCCGGGCCTCCCCGGGAGCGACCCAGACCGCGATTTGGAAATGGTTAGGGAGATTTTCTCCAATCCCAGCTACATGCCCGACTGCGTGAAAATATACCCCCTCTACGTCGTGCCAAATACAGAGCTTTCTGAAGACTGGCGTCGCGGTCTTTATAAAAGCTACGACGAAGAGACTTGGCTAGAGCTTCTAGCTAAAATATACGCATCTATCCCCCGCTGGGTCAGAGTAATGAGGTTTGGCAGAGACATCCCACTCCACCACGTCCTCGACGGGCCCAGGTGGGGCAATATGCGGCAAATAGTGTTGAAACACATGGAGAGATTGGGTCTTAAGTGCCAGGAGATTAGGTGTAGAGAAGTGGGCATAAAGCTGGCCAACAACGTGCCCATTCAGCCCGGCCCCGTTGAGGTAAAGAAAACAGAATACGAGGCATCAGGGGGCTTGGAGATATTTCTCGAGGCCGTCGGCCCCGATGATACTCTATACGCAATACTGCGGCTGAGAATTCCAAATAGACCGCACAGGCCTGAGCTGTACAAGGCGGCGTTAGTGAGAGAGCTACACGTCTACGGCCCCGCCGTGCCAGTGGGGAAGCAGGGCATTTGGTGGCAACACTCAGGCATGGGCAGAGAGCTCATGAGACTGGCGGAGGAAATAGCTGGGGAATTCGGCGCGTTGAAAATCGCCGTTATCTCCGGAGTGGGGGTGAGGGAGTACTACCGCAAGCTTGGCTACGAGAGGTGCGGCCCCTACATGTGCAAGCCCCTGGGGGCGCCCCTAGGCGTTGCCGACGACGGGCTAGTGGCGGGCTGA
- a CDS encoding DUF6036 family nucleotidyltransferase, with protein MSSCSPALSLLAELNREVESRQLGRVVIVGGFAVELYSGGAYRTGDIDFVLDTYKPEEARRVFEELAESRGWRRVSRTYEGPGALFLDLVGYEYIGRVKVLEICGGKVYVQSPEDAIVSSLNACVYWNSPGDCERAVAVLAAQQGHIDWGYLVALAERNGVLSKLNELKHVVEEALCGR; from the coding sequence ATGAGCTCTTGTAGCCCAGCCCTCTCCCTGCTGGCGGAGCTGAACAGAGAGGTGGAGAGCCGCCAGCTGGGGAGAGTGGTTATTGTTGGAGGCTTTGCAGTTGAGCTCTACAGCGGGGGCGCCTACAGAACTGGCGACATCGACTTTGTGCTAGATACCTACAAGCCGGAAGAGGCTCGGAGAGTTTTCGAAGAGCTAGCCGAGAGTAGGGGATGGCGGAGAGTTTCGAGAACTTATGAGGGGCCTGGCGCGCTTTTTCTAGACCTCGTGGGTTATGAGTACATAGGCCGCGTCAAAGTATTAGAAATATGCGGAGGAAAGGTATACGTCCAATCTCCAGAGGACGCTATTGTTTCAAGCTTAAATGCGTGTGTATACTGGAACTCTCCGGGGGACTGCGAAAGAGCCGTTGCTGTGTTAGCCGCACAACAGGGGCACATTGACTGGGGCTATTTAGTTGCATTGGCAGAGAGAAACGGAGTATTGTCGAAATTAAACGAGCTTAAGCACGTGGTAGAAGAGGCGTTATGTGGGCGCTAG
- a CDS encoding TrmB family transcriptional regulator: MWALVALIIATVAVLYLAFKAFRPYKRSVREEAALEAAVLAELAKGPADLSSLASRIGADELLVASVLAKLVREGLVKRVEEGDVVKYVWSGRRE, encoded by the coding sequence ATGTGGGCGCTAGTGGCGCTAATTATCGCGACCGTAGCCGTCTTGTACTTAGCTTTTAAAGCCTTTAGGCCGTATAAGAGGTCTGTGAGGGAGGAGGCGGCGCTTGAAGCCGCGGTTTTAGCAGAGCTCGCCAAGGGGCCTGCTGATTTGAGCTCCCTTGCCTCTAGAATAGGGGCTGACGAGCTTCTAGTGGCGTCGGTATTGGCGAAGTTAGTTAGAGAGGGCTTAGTGAAACGAGTCGAGGAGGGAGATGTCGTAAAGTATGTATGGAGTGGGCGAAGAGAGTGA